A window from Streptomyces subrutilus encodes these proteins:
- a CDS encoding FtsK/SpoIIIE family DNA translocase, which produces MASRTSGKGSPSAAGTAKGRTGRTAAPAKKAAPVRTPPAKKTAAAKRPPVRKVAAKPAPSPTNGVVRLVRAVWLGCAHAVGAVFRGIGNGAKNLDPAHRKDGIALLLLALALIVAAGTWSNLSGPVGDLVTMLVTGAFGRLDLLVPILFGVMAVRFIRHPEQTDANGRIGVGLSALAIGVLGLVHIACGAPGRDEGTTAMQNAGGLIGWGASKPLIFTMGAPLAVPMLVLLTVFGLLVVTATPVNAIPQRLRRLGIRLGVIAPNEYDEGYGEAEGGAPGRHDPEQWRARAGAGAGDPADAAEEEALARRRRPRRSPSRPAMDRGMDAVDVAAAAAAALDGAVYGGLPPSPLVADLTQGIAAPREGTEPTAPVPPARGERPEPAVPPKPAAAPAAPAQPPAERPHDTTAAVSGTLAVPDLTKAAPESQPLPARAEQLQLRGDITYSLPSLDLLERGGPGKTRSAANDAVVASLTNVFTEFKVDAQVTGFTRGPTVTRYEVTLGAAVKVERITALAKNIAYAVASPDVRIISPIPGKSAVGIEIPNTDREMVNLGDVLRLADAAEDDHPMLVALGKDVEGGYVMANLAKMPHVLVAGATGSGKSSCINCLITSIMVRATPEDVRMVLVDPKRVELTAYEGIPHLITPIITNPKRAAEALQWVVREMDLRYDDLAAFGYRHIDDFNQAIRDGKIKLPPGSERELSPYPYLLVIVDELADLMMVAPRDVEDSIVRITQLARAAGIHLVLATQRPSVDVVTGLIKANVPSRLAFATSSLADSRVILDQPGAEKLIGKGDGLFLPMGANKPVRLQGAFVTEDEIGGIVQHCKDQMAPVFRDDVTVGQKQKKEIDEDIGDDLDLLCQAAELVVTTQFGSTSMLQRKLRVGFAKAGRLMDLMESRGIVGPSEGSKARDVLLKADELDGVLAVIRGETHP; this is translated from the coding sequence ATGGCCTCACGTACGTCCGGTAAGGGTTCCCCGAGCGCTGCGGGCACCGCGAAGGGCCGCACCGGCCGGACGGCGGCCCCGGCGAAGAAGGCGGCGCCCGTGCGCACGCCCCCCGCGAAGAAGACCGCGGCGGCCAAGCGCCCGCCGGTCAGGAAGGTCGCGGCCAAGCCCGCGCCCTCCCCGACCAACGGCGTGGTGCGGCTGGTGCGCGCCGTCTGGCTCGGCTGCGCCCACGCGGTCGGCGCGGTCTTCCGCGGCATCGGCAACGGTGCCAAGAACCTCGACCCCGCCCACCGCAAGGACGGCATCGCGCTGCTGCTGCTCGCGCTCGCGCTGATCGTCGCCGCCGGAACCTGGTCGAACCTGAGCGGTCCCGTCGGGGATCTGGTCACGATGCTGGTCACCGGTGCCTTCGGACGACTGGATCTGCTCGTACCGATCCTGTTCGGGGTCATGGCGGTGCGCTTCATCCGGCATCCCGAGCAGACCGACGCCAACGGGCGCATCGGTGTCGGGCTCTCCGCGCTCGCCATCGGCGTCCTGGGCCTGGTCCACATCGCCTGCGGAGCGCCCGGCCGGGACGAGGGCACCACCGCCATGCAGAACGCGGGCGGGCTCATCGGCTGGGGAGCCTCGAAGCCGCTGATCTTCACCATGGGCGCGCCGCTGGCGGTGCCCATGCTGGTGCTCCTGACGGTCTTCGGGCTGCTGGTGGTCACCGCGACCCCGGTCAACGCCATCCCGCAGCGGCTGCGGCGCCTCGGCATCCGCCTCGGGGTCATCGCGCCGAACGAGTACGACGAGGGCTACGGGGAGGCCGAGGGCGGCGCCCCCGGCCGGCACGACCCCGAGCAGTGGCGGGCCCGCGCGGGAGCCGGCGCGGGCGACCCGGCGGACGCGGCCGAGGAGGAGGCGCTCGCCCGGCGCCGGCGCCCGCGGCGCAGCCCGTCGCGACCGGCCATGGACCGCGGGATGGACGCCGTCGACGTGGCCGCGGCGGCCGCCGCCGCGCTGGACGGCGCGGTCTACGGCGGGCTGCCGCCGTCCCCGCTGGTCGCCGACCTCACGCAGGGCATCGCCGCTCCGCGGGAGGGTACGGAGCCCACCGCTCCGGTGCCGCCCGCCCGCGGGGAGCGGCCCGAACCGGCGGTCCCGCCGAAGCCGGCCGCCGCTCCGGCCGCGCCCGCGCAGCCGCCGGCCGAGCGGCCGCACGACACCACCGCCGCGGTCTCCGGCACCCTCGCCGTACCCGACCTGACCAAGGCCGCGCCGGAGAGCCAGCCGCTGCCGGCCCGCGCCGAGCAGCTCCAGCTGCGCGGGGACATCACGTACTCGCTGCCCTCCCTGGACCTGCTGGAGCGCGGCGGGCCGGGCAAGACCCGCAGCGCCGCCAACGACGCCGTGGTCGCCTCGCTGACGAACGTGTTCACCGAGTTCAAGGTCGACGCCCAGGTCACCGGCTTCACCCGGGGTCCGACGGTCACCCGCTACGAGGTCACCCTCGGGGCGGCGGTCAAGGTCGAGCGGATCACCGCGCTGGCCAAGAACATCGCCTACGCGGTGGCCTCCCCGGACGTGCGCATCATCAGCCCGATCCCGGGCAAGTCGGCGGTCGGCATCGAGATCCCGAACACGGACCGCGAGATGGTCAACCTGGGCGACGTGCTGCGCCTGGCGGACGCGGCGGAGGACGACCACCCGATGCTCGTCGCGCTGGGCAAGGACGTCGAGGGCGGCTACGTCATGGCCAACCTCGCCAAGATGCCGCACGTCCTGGTGGCCGGCGCCACCGGCTCCGGAAAGTCCTCCTGCATCAACTGCCTGATCACTTCGATCATGGTCCGGGCCACTCCGGAGGACGTCCGGATGGTGCTCGTCGACCCCAAGCGGGTCGAGCTGACGGCGTACGAGGGCATCCCGCACCTGATCACGCCGATCATCACCAACCCGAAGCGGGCCGCCGAGGCGCTCCAGTGGGTCGTGCGCGAGATGGACCTGCGCTACGACGACCTGGCCGCCTTCGGCTACCGGCACATCGACGACTTCAACCAGGCCATCCGCGACGGCAAGATCAAGCTGCCGCCGGGCAGCGAACGGGAGCTCAGCCCCTACCCGTACCTGCTGGTGATCGTCGACGAGCTGGCCGACCTGATGATGGTGGCCCCGCGCGACGTCGAGGACTCCATCGTCCGCATCACCCAGCTGGCCCGCGCGGCCGGCATCCACCTGGTGCTCGCCACCCAGCGGCCCTCGGTGGACGTGGTGACCGGCCTCATCAAGGCCAACGTGCCCTCTCGCCTCGCCTTCGCCACCTCCTCGCTCGCCGACAGCCGGGTCATCCTCGACCAGCCGGGCGCCGAGAAGCTGATCGGCAAGGGCGACGGGCTGTTCCTGCCGATGGGCGCGAACAAGCCCGTCCGGCTCCAGGGCGCCTTCGTGACCGAGGACGAGATCGGCGGGATCGTCCAGCACTGCAAGGACCAGATGGCGCCCGTCTTCCGCGACGACGTCACCGTCGGGCAGAAGCAGAAGAAGGAGATCGACGAGGACATCGGCGACGACCTGGACCTGCTGTGCCAGGCGGCGGAGCTGGTGGTCACCACGCAGTTCGGCTCCACCTCGATGCTCCAGCGCAAACTGCGGGTCGGCTTCGCCAAGGCCGGACGCCTCATGGACCTGATGGAGTCGCGGGGGATCGTGGGACCGAGCGAGGGCTCGAAGGCGCGCGACGTCCTGCTCAAGGCGGACGAGCTGGACGGGGTGCTGGCCGTCATCCGCGGCGAGACCCATCCGTGA
- a CDS encoding response regulator → MVQKAKILLVDDRPENLLALEAILSALDQTLVRASSGEEALKALLTDDFAVILLDVQMPGMDGFETAAHIKRRERTRDIPIIFLTAINHGPHHTFRGYAAGAVDYISKPFDPWVLRAKVSVFVELYTKNCQLREQAALLRLQLEGGSSNGVDASKETAGLLAELSARLAAVEEQAEALTKQLGEDSADAAVVATAAHLERKLTGLRRALDALEPGTGGGAVLPAQG, encoded by the coding sequence ATGGTGCAGAAGGCCAAGATCCTCCTGGTCGACGACCGGCCGGAGAATCTGCTGGCGCTGGAGGCCATCCTCTCCGCGCTCGATCAGACACTGGTCCGGGCGTCGTCGGGGGAGGAAGCGCTCAAGGCGCTGCTGACGGACGATTTCGCGGTCATCCTGCTGGATGTGCAGATGCCGGGAATGGACGGATTCGAGACGGCCGCGCACATCAAGCGGCGGGAACGGACCCGGGACATCCCGATCATCTTCCTGACGGCGATCAACCACGGTCCGCACCACACGTTCCGCGGCTACGCGGCGGGAGCGGTGGACTACATCTCGAAGCCGTTCGACCCGTGGGTGCTGCGGGCCAAGGTGTCGGTCTTCGTGGAGCTGTACACGAAGAACTGCCAGCTGCGGGAGCAGGCGGCGCTGCTGCGGCTCCAGCTGGAGGGCGGCAGCTCCAACGGCGTGGACGCGAGCAAGGAGACGGCCGGTCTGCTGGCCGAGCTCTCCGCGCGGCTCGCGGCGGTCGAGGAGCAGGCCGAGGCGCTGACGAAGCAGCTCGGCGAGGACTCCGCCGACGCGGCGGTGGTGGCGACCGCGGCCCACCTGGAACGCAAGCTGACCGGGCTGCGGCGGGCGCTCGACGCGCTGGAGCCGGGGACGGGCGGCGGAGCGGTGCTGCCGGCGCAGGGCTAG
- a CDS encoding HAMP domain-containing protein — protein MESGAAVRRTGTRPKGGRSRRGGTTEVDTAALNRLLTALVSMRDGNFRKRLTVSGDGVMTEIAAVYNEVADRNLHLTGELSRVRRMVGREGKLGERLETGACEGSWAAAIDASNQLVDDLARPVSEVGRVLSAVAEGDLDQRMDLRTQVSEGAGHPLRGEFLKVGRTVNNLVDQLSAFTDEVTRVALEVGTEGKLGGQAQVRGMSGSWKDLTDSVNTMAYRLTAQVRDIALVTTAVAKGDLSRKVTVHVAGEMLQLKNTVNTMVDQLSSFSSEVTRVAREVGTEGELGGQAKVPGVAGVWKDLTDSVNTMAGNLTAQVRGIAQVTTAVANGDLSQKVRVSARGEVAQLAETINQMTETLRTFADEVTRVASEVGAKGLLGGQAQVPGAAGTWKDLTDSVNTVFRNLTTQVRDIAQVTTAVANGDLSQKVTVDVAGEMLELKNTVNTMVDQLQSFGAEVTRVAREVGVEGELGGQAQVPGAAGTWKDLTDSVNTAFRNLTGQVRNIAQVTTAVANGDLSQKVTVDVSGEMLQLKNTVNTMVDQLSSFADQVTRMARDVGTEGRLGGQARVEGVSGTWKELTDSVNFMAGNLTSQVRQIAQVTTAVARGDLSQKIDVDARGEILELKNTINTMVDQLSAFAEQVTRVAREVGTDGRLGGQAQVPGVAGVWRDLTDSVNGMAGNLTSQVRNIAQVATAVARGDLSQKIDVDARGEILELKNTLNTMVDQLSNFAEQVTRVAREVGTEGILGGQAEVKGVSGTWKDLTQSVNFMANNLTSQVRNIAEVTTAVAMGDLSKKITVDAKGEILELVTTVNTMVDQLSSFAEQVTRVAREVGTEGILGGQARVRGVTGIWKDLSDNVNTMAGNLTAQVRGIAQVSAAVANGDLTKKVTVEARGEVAQLADTVNTMVKTLSSFADEVTRVAREVGTEGRLGGQAHVPGVSGTWKDLTDSVNFMASNLTGQVRQIAMVTTAIAKGDMTKKIDIDARGEILELKTTINTMVDQLSSFADQVTRVAREVGTEGILGGQARVRDVDGTWRDLTESVNEMAGNLTRQVRAIAAVATAVTRGDLSLKVDVDAAGEIQVLQDNINTMIVNLRDTTLANKEQDWLKGNLARISALMQGRRELDDVAKLIMSELTPVVSAQHGAFFLALPAGGTTEVGTEGGADGSYALRMRGSYAYAGGQVPTSFRPGEGLIGTVAEEKRTILVENTPPGYLKISSGLGEAPPAHVIVLPVLFEGKLLGVIELASFTPFTQIQKDFLSQIAEMIGTSVNTISVNSKTEMLLKQSQEMTEELRERSDELENRQKALQAANAELEEKAELLAQQNRDIEVKNTEIEEARQVLEERAEQLAVSMRYKSEFLANMSHELRTPLNSLLILAKLLADNADGNLSPKQVEFAETIHGAGSDLLQLINDILDLSKVEAGKMDVSPTRIALVQLVDYVEATFRPLTAEKGLDFSVRVSPELPATLHTDEQRLLQVLRNLLSNAVKFTDTGAVELVIRPAGADVPTAIREQLLEAGSLREADGDLIAFSVTDTGIGIAASKMLVIFEAFKQADGTTSRKYGGTGLGLSISREIARLLGGEIHAASEPGRGSTFTLYLPLHPSELPPQGYAPPAPGGARGELYRRPAEETAVPELPAAPVPAPQAPAGPERTVPAVEGQPGQGGGAAPLFRRRRKPLSDLEPRAAVPGQPYEAGAEDGWGGAQDELPVVPRTYDFHGERVLIVDDDVRNVFALTSVLEQHGLAVLYAENGREGIEVLEQHDDVTVVLMDIMMPEMDGYATTSAIRRMPQFAGLPIIALTAKAMKGDREKAIDSGASDYVTKPVDPDYLLSVMEQWMRGK, from the coding sequence GTGGAGTCTGGCGCAGCGGTGCGGCGTACGGGAACGCGCCCCAAGGGCGGGCGTTCTCGGCGCGGTGGCACGACGGAGGTGGACACCGCCGCTCTGAACCGGCTGCTCACGGCCCTGGTGTCGATGCGGGACGGGAACTTCCGCAAGCGGCTGACGGTGTCCGGCGACGGTGTGATGACGGAGATCGCCGCCGTCTACAACGAGGTCGCCGACCGCAATCTCCACCTGACCGGGGAGCTGTCCCGGGTCCGGCGGATGGTGGGACGTGAGGGGAAGCTCGGGGAACGGCTGGAAACGGGTGCCTGCGAAGGCTCCTGGGCGGCCGCGATCGACGCCTCGAACCAGCTGGTGGACGATCTCGCCCGGCCGGTGTCCGAGGTGGGCCGGGTGCTGTCGGCGGTCGCCGAGGGCGACCTCGACCAGCGGATGGACCTGCGGACGCAGGTGTCCGAGGGGGCCGGGCACCCGCTGCGCGGGGAGTTCCTGAAGGTCGGGCGCACGGTCAACAACCTGGTCGACCAGTTGTCCGCGTTCACCGACGAGGTGACGCGCGTGGCGCTGGAGGTGGGTACCGAGGGCAAGCTCGGCGGTCAGGCCCAGGTCCGCGGGATGTCGGGTTCGTGGAAGGACCTGACGGACTCGGTCAACACGATGGCGTACCGGCTCACGGCGCAGGTGCGCGACATCGCGCTGGTGACGACGGCGGTCGCGAAGGGCGACCTGTCGCGCAAGGTCACGGTGCACGTGGCCGGCGAGATGCTCCAGCTGAAGAACACCGTGAACACGATGGTGGACCAGCTGTCGTCCTTCTCCTCCGAGGTGACCCGGGTCGCCCGCGAGGTGGGTACGGAGGGCGAGCTGGGCGGCCAGGCGAAGGTGCCCGGGGTCGCGGGCGTGTGGAAGGACCTCACGGACTCGGTCAACACCATGGCCGGGAACCTGACGGCGCAGGTGCGCGGGATCGCCCAGGTGACGACGGCCGTCGCCAACGGCGACCTGTCGCAGAAGGTCCGGGTCAGCGCGCGCGGCGAGGTCGCGCAACTGGCCGAAACGATCAACCAGATGACCGAGACGCTGCGGACCTTCGCGGACGAGGTCACGCGGGTGGCGAGCGAGGTCGGGGCGAAGGGCCTGCTCGGCGGCCAGGCGCAGGTGCCGGGCGCGGCCGGTACCTGGAAGGACCTCACCGATTCGGTGAACACGGTCTTCCGCAACCTCACGACGCAGGTGCGGGACATCGCGCAGGTGACGACGGCGGTGGCCAACGGCGACCTGTCGCAGAAGGTCACGGTCGACGTGGCCGGCGAGATGCTGGAGCTGAAGAACACCGTCAACACGATGGTCGACCAGCTCCAGTCGTTCGGTGCCGAGGTGACGCGGGTGGCGCGCGAGGTCGGCGTCGAGGGCGAGCTGGGCGGTCAGGCTCAGGTGCCGGGCGCGGCCGGCACGTGGAAGGACCTCACCGATTCGGTGAACACCGCCTTCCGCAACCTCACCGGCCAGGTGCGCAACATCGCGCAGGTGACGACGGCGGTGGCCAACGGCGACCTGTCGCAGAAGGTCACCGTGGACGTCTCCGGCGAGATGCTCCAGCTGAAGAACACCGTGAACACGATGGTGGACCAGCTGTCGTCCTTCGCCGACCAGGTCACGCGGATGGCGCGGGACGTGGGCACGGAGGGCCGCCTCGGCGGCCAGGCCCGGGTCGAGGGGGTCTCGGGGACCTGGAAGGAGCTGACCGACTCGGTCAACTTCATGGCGGGGAACCTGACGTCCCAGGTGCGCCAGATCGCCCAGGTGACGACGGCGGTGGCGCGCGGGGACCTGTCGCAGAAGATCGACGTGGACGCCCGGGGCGAGATCCTGGAGCTGAAGAACACCATCAACACGATGGTCGACCAGCTCTCGGCCTTCGCGGAGCAGGTGACCCGGGTGGCCCGCGAGGTGGGCACGGACGGCCGGCTCGGGGGGCAGGCGCAGGTGCCCGGCGTGGCCGGTGTGTGGCGCGACCTGACCGACTCGGTGAACGGCATGGCCGGGAACCTGACCTCGCAGGTGCGCAACATCGCGCAGGTGGCCACGGCGGTGGCGCGCGGGGACCTGTCGCAGAAGATCGACGTGGACGCCCGGGGCGAGATCCTGGAGCTGAAGAACACGCTGAACACGATGGTCGACCAGCTCTCGAACTTCGCGGAGCAGGTGACCCGCGTGGCGCGCGAGGTGGGTACCGAGGGCATTCTCGGCGGCCAGGCGGAGGTCAAGGGCGTCTCGGGGACCTGGAAGGACCTGACGCAGTCGGTCAACTTCATGGCCAACAACCTGACCTCGCAGGTGCGCAACATCGCCGAGGTGACCACGGCGGTCGCCATGGGCGACCTGTCGAAGAAGATCACGGTGGACGCCAAGGGCGAGATCCTGGAGCTGGTGACCACCGTCAACACGATGGTGGACCAGCTGTCGTCGTTCGCGGAGCAGGTGACCCGGGTCGCGCGGGAGGTGGGTACCGAGGGCATCCTCGGCGGCCAGGCCCGGGTGCGCGGGGTGACGGGCATCTGGAAGGACCTCAGCGACAACGTCAACACCATGGCCGGCAACCTGACGGCCCAGGTGCGCGGGATCGCGCAGGTCTCGGCAGCGGTGGCCAACGGCGACCTGACGAAGAAGGTCACCGTCGAGGCCCGCGGCGAGGTCGCGCAGCTCGCGGACACCGTCAACACGATGGTGAAGACGCTGTCGTCCTTCGCGGACGAGGTCACGCGGGTGGCGCGCGAGGTGGGTACGGAGGGCCGCCTGGGCGGCCAGGCGCACGTGCCGGGCGTCTCGGGGACGTGGAAGGACCTCACCGACTCGGTGAACTTCATGGCCTCGAACCTCACCGGGCAGGTGCGGCAGATCGCCATGGTCACGACCGCCATCGCCAAGGGCGACATGACCAAGAAGATCGACATCGACGCCCGGGGCGAGATCCTGGAGCTCAAGACGACCATCAACACGATGGTGGACCAGCTGTCCTCCTTCGCCGACCAGGTCACGCGGGTGGCCCGCGAGGTGGGTACGGAGGGCATCCTGGGCGGTCAGGCCCGGGTCCGGGACGTCGACGGCACCTGGCGTGACCTGACCGAGTCGGTGAACGAGATGGCCGGCAACCTCACCCGGCAGGTGCGCGCCATCGCGGCCGTGGCCACCGCGGTGACCCGCGGCGACCTCAGCCTGAAGGTCGACGTGGACGCGGCGGGCGAGATCCAGGTCCTCCAGGACAACATCAACACGATGATCGTCAACCTGCGCGACACCACCCTGGCCAACAAGGAGCAGGACTGGCTCAAGGGCAACCTCGCCCGGATCTCGGCGCTGATGCAGGGCCGCCGGGAGCTGGACGACGTGGCCAAGCTGATCATGAGCGAGCTCACCCCGGTGGTGTCGGCGCAGCACGGCGCGTTCTTCCTGGCGCTGCCGGCGGGCGGGACCACCGAGGTCGGCACGGAGGGGGGCGCGGACGGTTCGTACGCGCTGCGGATGCGCGGGAGCTACGCGTACGCCGGGGGCCAGGTGCCCACCTCGTTCCGTCCGGGGGAGGGGCTGATCGGGACGGTCGCCGAGGAGAAGCGGACGATCCTGGTCGAGAACACCCCGCCCGGCTACCTGAAGATCTCCTCGGGGCTGGGCGAGGCCCCGCCGGCGCACGTGATCGTGCTGCCGGTGCTCTTCGAGGGGAAGCTGCTCGGGGTGATCGAGCTGGCCTCCTTCACGCCGTTCACCCAGATCCAGAAGGACTTCCTGAGTCAGATCGCCGAGATGATCGGCACGAGCGTCAACACGATCAGCGTCAACTCCAAGACGGAGATGCTGCTCAAGCAGTCGCAGGAGATGACGGAGGAGCTGCGCGAGCGCTCCGACGAGCTGGAGAACCGGCAGAAGGCGCTCCAGGCCGCCAACGCGGAGCTGGAGGAGAAGGCCGAGCTGCTGGCCCAGCAGAACCGGGACATCGAGGTGAAGAACACCGAGATCGAGGAGGCCCGGCAGGTCCTGGAAGAGCGCGCCGAGCAGCTCGCGGTCTCGATGCGCTACAAGAGCGAGTTCCTGGCGAACATGTCGCACGAGCTGCGGACGCCGCTCAACTCGCTGCTGATCCTGGCCAAGTTGCTCGCCGACAACGCGGACGGCAACCTGTCGCCGAAGCAGGTGGAGTTCGCCGAGACCATCCACGGCGCCGGCTCGGACCTGCTCCAGCTGATCAACGACATCCTCGACCTGTCGAAGGTCGAGGCGGGCAAGATGGACGTCTCGCCGACGCGGATCGCGCTGGTCCAGCTCGTGGACTACGTGGAGGCCACGTTCCGGCCGCTCACGGCGGAGAAGGGGCTTGACTTCTCCGTGCGGGTCTCGCCGGAGCTGCCGGCCACCCTGCACACCGACGAGCAGCGGCTGCTCCAGGTACTGCGCAACCTGCTGTCCAACGCGGTGAAGTTCACCGACACCGGAGCGGTGGAGCTGGTGATCCGGCCCGCCGGGGCCGACGTGCCGACGGCGATCCGGGAGCAGTTGCTGGAGGCCGGGTCGCTGCGCGAGGCGGACGGGGACCTGATCGCCTTCTCGGTGACGGACACCGGGATCGGGATCGCGGCGAGCAAGATGCTGGTGATCTTCGAGGCGTTCAAGCAGGCGGACGGGACGACGAGCCGCAAGTACGGCGGTACGGGACTCGGGCTGTCCATCAGCCGGGAGATCGCCCGGCTGCTGGGCGGCGAGATCCACGCGGCGAGCGAGCCGGGCCGCGGCTCGACCTTCACCCTGTACCTGCCGCTGCACCCGAGCGAGCTGCCCCCGCAGGGGTACGCGCCGCCCGCGCCGGGCGGGGCGCGCGGGGAGCTGTACCGCAGGCCGGCCGAGGAGACCGCGGTACCGGAGCTGCCGGCGGCCCCCGTCCCGGCCCCGCAGGCGCCGGCCGGGCCGGAGCGCACGGTTCCGGCGGTCGAGGGCCAGCCGGGGCAGGGCGGCGGTGCCGCGCCGCTGTTCCGGCGGCGGCGCAAGCCGCTGAGCGACCTGGAGCCGCGGGCCGCGGTGCCGGGGCAGCCGTACGAGGCCGGGGCGGAGGACGGCTGGGGCGGGGCGCAGGACGAACTGCCGGTGGTCCCGCGGACGTACGACTTCCACGGTGAGCGGGTGCTGATCGTGGACGACGACGTGCGCAACGTCTTCGCCCTGACCAGCGTGCTCGAACAGCACGGACTGGCCGTGCTGTACGCGGAGAACGGCCGCGAGGGCATCGAGGTCCTGGAGCAGCACGACGACGTGACGGTGGTGCTGATGGACATCATGATGCCCGAGATGGACGGCTACGCGACGACGTCGGCGATCCGGCGGATGCCGCAGTTCGCGGGCCTGCCGATCATCGCGCTGACGGCCAAGGCGATGAAGGGGGACCGGGAGAAGGCGATCGACTCCGGTGCGTCCGACTACGTCACCAAGCCGGTCGATCCCGACTACCTGCTGTCGGTCATGGAGCAGTGGATGCGGGGTAAGTGA
- a CDS encoding helix-turn-helix domain-containing protein encodes MSIGKSNSPEEERPSTDDRSEDRLVERPVEGPSIGTALQQARIAAGLTVDEVSSTTRVRIPIVHAIEEDDFTRCGGDVYARGHIRTLARAVHLDPAPLIESYDAAHGGRPAPTPAAPMFEAERLRPERQRPNWTAAMVAAIVAVIGFVGFTAFGGGDDKAKPVAEGSASPQPAPKQTGAKPPAPTPQPPTPTPSDSAIAAAPKDLVTVVLTADTGASWISAKDHSGRLLFDGTLARGESKTFTDKESVDLVLGDAGAVKLFVNGKEIQDDFQPGQVERLTYTREDPLQSQPQAG; translated from the coding sequence GTGTCCATCGGCAAATCCAACTCCCCCGAAGAAGAGCGGCCTTCGACCGACGACCGGTCCGAGGACCGCCTCGTCGAACGTCCCGTCGAAGGCCCGTCCATCGGGACGGCCCTCCAGCAGGCCCGGATCGCCGCCGGGCTCACCGTCGACGAGGTCAGTTCCACCACCCGCGTGCGCATCCCGATCGTGCACGCGATCGAAGAGGACGACTTCACGCGGTGCGGCGGCGACGTCTACGCCCGCGGTCACATCCGTACCCTCGCCCGCGCCGTGCACCTCGATCCGGCACCCCTGATCGAGAGCTACGACGCGGCCCACGGCGGCCGGCCGGCACCCACGCCCGCCGCGCCGATGTTCGAAGCCGAGCGCCTCCGCCCCGAGCGGCAGCGGCCGAACTGGACCGCCGCCATGGTCGCCGCCATCGTCGCCGTGATCGGCTTCGTCGGCTTCACGGCCTTCGGCGGCGGCGACGACAAGGCCAAGCCGGTGGCGGAAGGTTCCGCCTCCCCGCAGCCGGCGCCCAAGCAGACCGGCGCCAAGCCGCCCGCACCGACCCCGCAGCCGCCCACGCCCACCCCCTCGGACAGCGCGATCGCCGCCGCCCCGAAGGACCTGGTCACGGTCGTGCTGACCGCGGACACCGGCGCGAGCTGGATCTCCGCGAAGGACCACAGCGGACGGCTGCTCTTCGACGGCACCCTCGCGCGGGGCGAGTCCAAGACCTTCACGGACAAGGAGTCCGTCGACCTCGTCCTCGGCGACGCCGGGGCCGTGAAGCTCTTCGTGAACGGCAAGGAGATCCAGGACGACTTCCAGCCGGGCCAGGTGGAGCGTCTCACCTACACGAGGGAAGACCCGCTCCAGAGCCAGC